GGCAGGACGGACCGAATCCTTGACCTTGGCCAAAAACTGCAGGACTTTTGTCTTGCTAGTTTCTGTGAGCGCTTTAGGACCGCACAGGAACTCATAGCGAGGGGGATCGCTGCCGGGCACCTGCCGGTACTCCAGGTACTTTTCCCGCACCAGATCTTCTGTGATTAGCTTCCTGGGCTCTCCAAAGATGAGGTGACTTCTTCCATCATAGATGCCCAGCATATtcaggaacttccagatcttctccTCAGGGGCGTGGTTGCCATTCAGGTAGATGACACCCAGCAGAGGCATCAGAAGACCATTCTTCGGCAGCCCCAAGTCACCTCTCATAGACTCACTGTCGCTGAGATCTAGGTTGCTCACCAGGGTATAGCAGTGACTGTTGGGCCTGACTTCCTTCAGCACCAGGCCAAACACCAGCTCCATACGCTCAGAGGCCCTCCTAAGGATCTCAGGGAATTGTTTCCTGTACCTTCTATTGATTTCCTGCAGCATTTCAGACCTCTCAATGAGCTCGCTCATCTTATACTTAAACAGCAGGTACTCCACCAATATCTGTGCCTTCCTGGTCAGAATATCTGTGTAAGAGCtcgcagcagcagctgaggcttGGGAGGAATTTTCACCTTTATGAACTTGGCCCTTGGCACCTACACCAGATCTATAGCGTGCTGCACCATGCACTGCAGATCTCGAGCGTGCTGCGCCACCACCACCAGATCTTTTGCGTATAGCACCTGCAGCAGCACTGGTGGTGCCTTGGGCTCCCGGAGGCCCCTTGGAGGTGCCAGCAGCAGACGAGCTTGACGGAGCGCTCTCtgaatcaggaggggaggaggaggtggtctctTCTCCCCTAGATGTGGACGCCTGATCATGAAGACCCTGGGTCTCAGCTCGGGCCTGGCGACGTTTCTCACGAGCACGGTGCTTACTCTTCTGCCCACGGGGCATGATGGCTGTGGTCAGGGACCGCAGGCGGGAGTCTGGGCCAACAGACAGGAGATTGGGGCACCTGGAGGATGGAGAATGGGGTGACATGAGCACCTTAAAACAGGGAGACTCCACCTTGGCTTAATCAAAGGCCGCCTCTGCAGGTGTCCTTGAGGACACTGCCCTAGGAACCCACAAGCCTCCTGTTTTCCTGCTCAGCCTGTTCCCACAGAATCCCATAGAGGAAGAACAGAGGACTTACTTGTCCTCTGCGTCCTCTCAGGTCTGCTTTGGATTTACTCAGGTGACAGCAGGTACCAGCAGTGGGGTTTTCTAAGTTCTACTTCAGTATTATCACGTCAAGTCCTGGCGGAGCCTTGGCACCCTTCCCTCTGCTACTCTGATGTAGACACTTTAGACCACCCCATGATCCAGAGATAAGTGAAGGGATGCCTCATACCACCTCCCTGCCAGGAGATAGATGACCAGTGCTGAGAgctcattagggtcttttctatcCTGAGTTCACTGGGATCATCATTCAAGGTCCTTACCTTGGCTCCATAAAAAGTTGGGCACCATTATCCATTTGTGGACTGGTGTCTGCACCTTCAGACTAGACATTTTCCCTCCCATAGACTTCATATAGAACAGTAAAGAAGGGGCTCAGCCTCACAGCCCTTCCCTGAGATTTCCTGGGCTGAAATCCGAGGGTTGAGATGGATGCACTCAGCCTCACAGCCCTTCCCTGAGATTTCCTGGGCTGAAATCCGAGGGTTGGGATGGATGCACTGAGTCCTCACTCAGGTTCATCAATTGAGCTCCCAGTAGagaagctcagagaaggcaatggcaccccactccagtactctttcctggaaaatcccatggattgaggagcctggtaggctgcagtccatggggtcgctaatagttggaaacgactgagcaacttcactttcacttttccctttcatgcactggagaaggaaatggcaacccactccagtgttcttgattgGAGGATCCCCGGGGCGGGAGAGCCTgggggctgacgtctatggggtcacacagagtcggacaggaatgaagtgacttagcagtagcagtagagaaACTCAACTTTTTCCTGTAGTGATGACTGCTTGATAGTAAAAGCCAATCGCTCTGGGTCCCAAAAGCAGGAAGTGAAGATGACCATATCTTACCAAACACAGACTCCTGAGAACAAACTCTGGTGCAGGCAGGTTGATGTCCCTGTGGACCCTCACAAAATCCCAATTCaaggtctaaaatatttttttgcttctggTTTCTCCTATACGTCTTTtcgaaaataatttttttacaatattaattcaaaatagtgtaccagtttctgccacacatcaatatgaatcagccataggtatatcttatgtctcctccatcttGAAACTCTCTCCCACGTCACACCCCTCTTAAGATATCACAGAGCGCTGGCTTTGAGCTCCCTGGTTATAAAACTActtcccactggttatctataTTCCATATGGTAATGTGCACGTTTTCAATGTTaatctgcccctccctctccttcccccactgtgtccacgagtctgttctctatgtcagcATCTCctggctgccctgcaaataggttcatcagtaccatctttctggattccatatatatgcattaatataggatattggctttcctctttctgacttaattcactctgcttacaagaactagaaataaaactaccacatgaaccaacaatcccactagtgggcgtataccctgaggaaatggtgatggaaaaagacacttgtactcttcactgcagcactattttcaatagccaggacacagaagcaaccaagCTCTACATTTAACTCATGAAAGGGTCTAAGGTTTCTCCCTCTGCTGACCACTCCTTTCAGACCAAGACCCTTACTTCCCCATTAGCCTGCAGTGGGGACAGATATGTATTCTTGAGGTCTCCCAGGGATGACGACAGGGAGATGTGGTCCAATTGACGTGGTGTGGAACATCCACAGCCTCCAAGGTTCTCACCATCCACCAGGACACCTGAAACCCTCCCTTGTCAACCTGAGACTGCCCCCACTGACCTGGTCTCTCACTTCCCTGAGATGTCCCAGGAAGTGTCATGTCAAAACGCCTGATTCTCCCAGTCCTCAAAATAGGACTGGCGCCTTATGTGACTCCATTTCTTATGGGAGCAGCCTCCATCCTCACTCAGCGTCACAGCCATTAATACTGGGGACTAGGTCCCTTTGTTGAGCTGGGTTTATTCCATTACAGCAAGGCTCTCACTTCCCCCAAACCACCTCCAGTGGACACCAGGGGGCACCACAGTTGGCCAGCTCTACCCGGGGCTTCCTAGAGCCTAGTACAGGGGAGCCGTTAAGTGTGGCCCCCTTGGCAGTGTCGAAGTCTGCTCATCAGCCCTCAGGGCTTTCATCTAGGTCCTACAGCTCTTCAGGGGGTAGAATCCAGGCCTACCCCCACAGACCAATGCCTTAGCCTGAGACACTCTAGCCCATATTCAGccgatagctctgagggactcaTAAGAGCCATATcacaggggtgggatgtggatgggtcacttttattactgggagggttgggaaagtcccttcACCTCcattcaggtcctcaccttgGTTCCGGACG
This DNA window, taken from Bubalus kerabau isolate K-KA32 ecotype Philippines breed swamp buffalo chromosome X, PCC_UOA_SB_1v2, whole genome shotgun sequence, encodes the following:
- the LOC129639691 gene encoding melanoma-associated antigen B2-like, whose product is MPRGQKSKHRAREKRRQARAETQGLHDQASTSRGEETTSSSPPDSESAPSSSSAAGTSKGPPGAQGTTSAAAGAIRKRSGGGGAARSRSAVHGAARYRSGVGAKGQVHKGENSSQASAAAASSYTDILTRKAQILVEYLLFKYKMSELIERSEMLQEINRRYRKQFPEILRRASERMELVFGLVLKEVRPNSHCYTLVSNLDLSDSESMRGDLGLPKNGLLMPLLGVIYLNGNHAPEEKIWKFLNMLGIYDGRSHLIFGEPRKLITEDLVREKYLEYRQVPGSDPPRYEFLCGPKALTETSKTKVLQFLAKVKDSVRPALQPQYEEAWREEVESTGARGAARAGTSASTRPGTAASAAAGSSASTRPGTAASAAAGSSASTRPGTAASAAAGRSVSARPGTAASASAGPSALATAHPRAESSRSSRP